The region ACTGCCAGAGGAATTTCGCAGAGGTTGTCGAGGTACTCGTGGTCAATGATGGGGGGCTTGCGGTGAATACCGACAACAGCGATGTCGGAGCAGTGGCAAGCACCACACATGTTCAGGCAGCAAGCAACAGCGATACGCACGGGTGCGGGCATGTTGTGGCCGGTGAACTCATCAAAGAGGTCATCCATGATGACTTTAACAGTACCGGAAGCATCGGTAGCGGGGGTGTGGCAGTGAACCCAACCCTGAGTGTGAACGATGTTGGATACACCAGCACCGGTACCACCGATGGGGAATTTAAAGGAACCACCTTCGAACTTGCGGGAAAGCAGGTCGTCTTTCAGCGCAGCAACTTTGTCCTTGGAATCAACCATGAACTCAACGTTGTTACGGGTGGTGAAACGGAGGTAGCCGTCGCAGTGTTTGTCTGCAACTTCGCACATCTCACGGATCAGAGTGATACTCATGAGGCGAGCGGTACCACAGCGGACTGTGTATACTTCATCTCCGGATTCGGCAACGTGAACCAGGATGCCCGGCTCAAGGATTTCGTGGTAGAGCCACTTGCCGTAGTTATTCTTGATAACCGGGGGCAGGAACTCTCTGAAGTCGCGAGGTCCAATGTCCGAGATCCGGTTTTCCATCGGTTTGTCTGGATTGTAGCCAGAAGAAACGAACGCCATGTCTGTCCTCCCGTATTATCTCTGGTGTCTTTTTCTGTATTCGTTAACGTCACGTTCCCAAGGACCATCAACATCTTCAGCTTTCCAGAAGATGTAGGGGTTGTGTCTGGGTTCCTGAACGTGTCTGGGATCAGCCTTGATACCGGTAACTTCGAGAAGCTTCTGGAAGCCCATGCGACGCATGGTCTCACCGAGACGCTCACGGTTCTTACCTTCTTCCATCCACCAGTCCCAAATGTTTTCAACAACTTCCTTGACTTCGTCGAAAGGTTCTTCAACCTTGATGAAGGGAACGAGGAGGGAGCTGAGCTGAGGACCGTCGAGGATCGGAGCTTTAGCACCACAGAGGATGGATGCGCCGCGATCGTTACCGATCATCAGTGCGCGAGGCATGGTGTTGATGCAGTGCATGCAGTGCATACATTCTTTGTCGTTGATTTCCAGTTTGCCGTCAGCGTACTTGATGCACTTGCCGGGGCAGAGGTCAACAACTTCTTTCTGGATGTCGAATGCACCCCAGTCACGGCCGGAGTGAGCGCCAGCGTTAGGCTTGAACTCACCACCAACGTAAGCTGCAACAGCTTCCTGGTCGATGCGGATTTCGTCTTTCCAGATACCTACAACAGAGAAGTCGGAACGTGCGAGAGCACATACACAGCTGTTGGGGCAAGCATCAAATTTGAATTTGAACTTGTAGGGGAAAGCGGGACGGTGAAGTTCGTCCTGGTATTCCATGGTCATGTCGTAGCAGAGAGCCTGCGCGTCGTAACATGCATACTCACAACGGGACATACCGAGACAAGCTGCGGGAGTACGCAGGTTGGAGCCGGAGCCACCAAGGTCAACGTCTGCATTGTGGGTCAGTTCAAAGAAAATTTCTTCGAGCTGAGGAGTGGTGGTACCGAGGAAGACGATGTCACCGGTAGAACCGTGCATGTTGGTCAGACCGGAACCGCGCATGTCCCAAATGTCGATGATCTTGTTCAGGAACTCGGTGGTGTAGTACTTAGCGGTGGGCTGAGCAACACGAACGGTGTGAAAGTGTGCTACGCCGGGGAACATTTCGGGCTGGTCACAGTAACGACCGATAACGCCGCCGCCGTAACCGAAAACGCCAACGATACCGCCGTGTTTCCAGTGAGTTTCACCATCGTTAAAAGACAGCTCGAGAACACCGAGAAGGTCATCACAAACTTCGACGGGAATCTGATAATTCACGCCCTTCTCGTTTTTTGCTCTAACTTCGGCTTCTTGTTTTACGTCGGACACGAAGCTAGGCCATGGCCCGCTTTCAAGCTCGTCCAACAAGGGAGTTTTGTGTTTCGCCATTCCCTTAAACCTCCATAAAGTTTAATAAGATATACCTACCAATACAAATTAGGCATTCGGTATGTCAGCCGGATATACCGGCATCGCCCGATTGCTTTCCTCTCTTAGTGAGACCCCTTCGATCTTTACGATGCAAGGGGAGGGAAAGATACCCTTAAGTGAAAAAAAACACAACCTATTGTGTGGATAATTAACTAACACGCCAAGACAGCAAGTTGTCAATACATGATTCAAATTATCAAAATTGACAAACTCGGACTTGCCAAGCAAGCCGGATTCAGCGTATTTACTCATCCCGAACACAAGGTGCGTCAGTAGCAGATATTTCCTACAAAAATTTTCGATAACCAGCAACATAAACTTGAAAAAGTGATTCTTTAAATATGAATGAATGCAAACAATGCGGTACCTGCTGCCGTAAAGGCGGCCCGGCACTTCACTCTCAGGACCTGCCTCTGCTCAAAGAGGCCGACGGTATTGATCTCACTGATATTGTTACCCTTCGTAAAGGCGAACTGGCTTACGACCAGCCGCAGGGTGCAGTCCTTCCCCTTGATGAAGAAATTCTCAAAGTCAAAGGGGCCGGCGGTGAATGGATATGTAAATTTCTTGCTCAGGCATCAAATGTCTGCCGCATATACAAGAGCCGCCCTCTTGAATGCCAGAAACTTTTCTGCGAAGACCCGGACCCGCTCATGGAAATTTACAGCAAGGACCGCCTCTCCAGAAAAGACATTCTTCCTGAAGGACATCCCGTACTTGAGCTCATCACAGAGCATGATAAAAAGTGCGATCCTGTAAAAATGTCCGAGCTTGCCGCTGCAGCCATAGAGAACTGGGAAGATAGCGAAGACCTGCAGGCAGATCTGCGGGAAATACTGATTTTCGATGCTTCTGTCCGTGAGCTTGTCATGGAAAAGGCCGGACTCCCCGAAGAATCCATGGATTTCTTTTTCGGACGTCCCATGACTGTTCTCATCAAAGGATACGGCATTATCGCCACCCCCAGCGGCAAATCCTTTTCACTGCGTAAACTGTAAGGAATATATAATGAAAGACGAACGCGGACTTTACTACTACCCGTCCCTGCAGACCCGCGACACGAAAATGTACGTGCGCGAAAATGAGGGTTCCATCGAGTTCAGGCTCTGGTCCAACGACAACCCCGTTATCTGGGATAAGCACGAATGGCTGCCCTATGACGTAATCATGGAAGCTGCCGAAGAATACAAGAAACGCGGCTCCGACCGCAACCCGCTGTCACTCTACGACTTAAGCGTAGCCCAGCAGCTTCTTAAAGAAGATAAGATTACTCATTAAGAATGCCTCCGGCGGCCCCTTCGGGGAGACCAAAGAAACTTTTGTAAAAGTTTCTCTGGACTCTTCAAAACCTTTTTTAGGCTTCGCCGCTTTGTAAGGCTAATCTTGCTTTATAAAAAAATATCCCGAAAATCTTTTTTGGATTTTCGGGATATTTTTATTCAGTCTCAAGTTCGAAACCTTCTTTGCGCAGCATGGCGGCGAACAAGCCATCGCCTTCGATCAGCGTCCCGCTGAAGGTGCCGTCATAAATTTTTCCAATGCCGCAGGATGGGGAACGGGCTTTTAAAATTGCCTTTTTGCTGCCTGCAAGCTGTGCCAGCTTTAAAGCTTCTTCTGCTCCGCGCATGAAATTTCCCGTCACATCCGCCTTTTCATTACTGAGCACTTTTCCATTCACGATTT is a window of Desulfovibrio sp. JC010 DNA encoding:
- the dsrB gene encoding dissimilatory-type sulfite reductase subunit beta; the protein is MAFVSSGYNPDKPMENRISDIGPRDFREFLPPVIKNNYGKWLYHEILEPGILVHVAESGDEVYTVRCGTARLMSITLIREMCEVADKHCDGYLRFTTRNNVEFMVDSKDKVAALKDDLLSRKFEGGSFKFPIGGTGAGVSNIVHTQGWVHCHTPATDASGTVKVIMDDLFDEFTGHNMPAPVRIAVACCLNMCGACHCSDIAVVGIHRKPPIIDHEYLDNLCEIPLAVASCPTGAVRPSKVEIDGKQYKTVAIKEERCMYCGNCYTMCPSLPLSDKEGDGIALMVGGKVSNRISMPKFSKVVVAFIPNEPPRWPTLTKTIRQIVEVYKAEANKYERLGDWAERIGWERFFEKTGIEFTPHLIDDFRDPAYYTWRQSTQFKF
- the dsrA gene encoding dissimilatory-type sulfite reductase subunit alpha: MAKHKTPLLDELESGPWPSFVSDVKQEAEVRAKNEKGVNYQIPVEVCDDLLGVLELSFNDGETHWKHGGIVGVFGYGGGVIGRYCDQPEMFPGVAHFHTVRVAQPTAKYYTTEFLNKIIDIWDMRGSGLTNMHGSTGDIVFLGTTTPQLEEIFFELTHNADVDLGGSGSNLRTPAACLGMSRCEYACYDAQALCYDMTMEYQDELHRPAFPYKFKFKFDACPNSCVCALARSDFSVVGIWKDEIRIDQEAVAAYVGGEFKPNAGAHSGRDWGAFDIQKEVVDLCPGKCIKYADGKLEINDKECMHCMHCINTMPRALMIGNDRGASILCGAKAPILDGPQLSSLLVPFIKVEEPFDEVKEVVENIWDWWMEEGKNRERLGETMRRMGFQKLLEVTGIKADPRHVQEPRHNPYIFWKAEDVDGPWERDVNEYRKRHQR
- a CDS encoding YkgJ family cysteine cluster protein; this encodes MNECKQCGTCCRKGGPALHSQDLPLLKEADGIDLTDIVTLRKGELAYDQPQGAVLPLDEEILKVKGAGGEWICKFLAQASNVCRIYKSRPLECQKLFCEDPDPLMEIYSKDRLSRKDILPEGHPVLELITEHDKKCDPVKMSELAAAAIENWEDSEDLQADLREILIFDASVRELVMEKAGLPEESMDFFFGRPMTVLIKGYGIIATPSGKSFSLRKL
- a CDS encoding DUF523 domain-containing protein: MYIVSGCLAGLCCRYDGGDNADERVMKLVAQGKAIPVCPEQLGGLTTPRPPCEIVNGKVLSNEKADVTGNFMRGAEEALKLAQLAGSKKAILKARSPSCGIGKIYDGTFSGTLIEGDGLFAAMLRKEGFELETE